The window AGTAAATCGTGAGTGAGGGGTGGATACTCAATGCCTCGCCGATCATTACCCTTGCCAAGATTGGTCGCCTGAACCTGCTTGTGGATTTGGCACCAGAGATATGTATTCCGCAGGCAGTCTTTAGCGAAATCATAGCAGGGCCAGATGATGATCCTGGGCGTCGTGCTTTGGAAGATGGATGGGGCAAATAGTTGGCTAAATCTTATAGTCACCCCGAAGTCCTCGGCTGGAGTTTGGGTGCTGGAGAGTCCGAAGTACTTTCTATCGCTTTAGAAAAATCTGGATGGATGGCTGTTATAGATGACGCTACGGCTCGGGCATGTGCCAGATCATTCGGTGTACCCGTTATCGGGACATTAGGAGTTGTGCTACGTGCGAAAAGACGGGGACTGGTCACATCCGCATCTAAAATTATCCGAGAGTTGAGCTATGCAGGTCTATATCTCGACGATCAATTCGTCCGAGCCGTGCTTAAACAGGTCGCAGGAGAGGATTGGCAATAAGTAGCGCAGGCGAATTAAGACCGATTGACCTTTCGCTCGTTGATTGAGCGATTTGATAAGAAGATACGGAATGCGGTGGAAAGGATGTGGGAGGAGAACAAGGCGGCTGGACCAGAGGAGTGAAACGTGGAATCCTATTATACAGATACGTCCAGCGAATATCCTCATGAGGAGCGAGTTTCACTCAAGCGCGAAGTCCACGGTCTGATTGAGGATGCCGGAACCGAAGGCTGGGATGGCGAAGGTGCTCTTGCACTTGCTCCAGAGATAGTAGATATTGTCCAAAAACTTATCGACGAATTCCCACCTCATGTCGGTAGGCCGGATGTGAACGCCACACCACACGGCGAAGTAGATTTCGATTGGGTCATTGACCGGGATGTGATGCTTACTGTCAGCGTTGGTCCCTCAAAAGAGATTGTATTCGCCGGGTTGTTTCATGGTGCACGCTTGAACGGTTGCGAACCATGGGAAGGCATGCTGCCGCAATTTGTGAATAGCTGCTTTGAGCGGCTGCGCGGGGCTCAGAAATTATGAAAATAAGGGAAGTAGGGACACTCGTAAGGTTTGCTACAAAAATTACGCGATTCGAGAAGGAGATACAGATACGCCGAGTACAATTACTTTATACTTTTATCGCCTGATTTGGAAACAGTTTTCTGAACGACATAATCCATATAAATCACACTTTTTAAGCAGGAAACTAAAATTTGTCCAGGCAAATCTTCTACTTGGTTATTTAACGTCTCATCTTTGAAGGAATGGTGAGCAAAATAATTCCGTGCAGTCACAAATCGCAGTATAGATAAAAAGATATGATGCTGAGATTTATTCCATTTCTTCTTTTGAGGAATCAGGTCTATATTCCCAAAAATTTCGTCAGGTTTTCCGCTTAGTTCGGTTTGTCTCCAAGTTTTTTTATCCGCAACCGCGCACAAAATACTTCGCTCTCTTGACTTCTCAGGTAACTTTATTGAAAACTGATTGAATACGAGCCGTAGGTCCCGATTATCTTCTAACTGAGCAACTTTTCTAAAGAATGCCCTAATCAATATCTCCGTTCGAATTGCCAATACAAGAAGATGATCAAGAATTCGGGATTGTTTGAAAACCAGTGGTCTTTTGGAACTGGTGTGTACCAGCTGGTCATGTAAATCAGAGAAAGCACGGATCCAAGGCCAAAAGCTCTCATATTCAGCGAGCCTTGCATAAACGCTTTTGACATCAGTTATATATCTCTCTTCTTTCAGGTTCTCAGCATAGCTTGGTACATATCTAATAAATCTCCTTTCTAATTCAAATTCTTCATAAGAGATTACTTCTTTGAGTTGTACCCAAATATCATGTGGTTCTATATTATAGCTCCATTTCTCAAAATAGACTTTTTGGGGCTTTCTATTCAGGGTACAGAGCCACTCAAGGAGAAAATATATATCTTGCCTGAGAAGCTCTATCGCCTGTGGATAATACCGTCTTCCCTCTTTCTGTCGTTTTTCCCAGTGTCCAAACAGAATCAAGAGCTTTTCCATATCCTGTTCTAGCAATTCAGAATTACAATCCGTTACCTTTTGGATAAACTTTGAAAGTTCCTTATAGGTCGTTGAAGGGCGAGGGTCCTTCCATAGGGTCAAAATTGTTTTTGCCGTTCTATAAAAGGAGAGTCGTGTGAAAACATCCTTATACTCCTCTTCCCATTGCTGGCTCACGACGGCAAATCTCGATATCAAAATTTCTCGACCTGTCTCCCACGATAGGAATTTATCAATATGTTCATAGCCATCGAGAGCTTCTGCAAAAATATAGCTTTTCCAATAAGAAAAGTATGCTTCATATGGTCGGAAATAATCCCCATTAGGGTGCTCCTGTATCTTCAGAGTTCGAGGGACTTCTCCTGAAAATCGATCGACAAAATCGCTCTTCAGTTCTTCATCATAAGGATGCAAGAGAGATTCAAGCGACCAGTCACCCCGGGTAAGAATAGAAATACTATTGTAATCAGCAGGTATCAAGTTTTCTGGCGTTTCGGAGCCTCCTGTAAGCGGATAGTTATCCCAACTTACAAAATATTCGGAAGGCAACTCTACAAATAGATCAGGAATTAGCGCACGCTTGACAATCATATCTGTGATTGAAAGGTCATAGGGTATCCGCTGGATTTCCAATCTGTCTTTAAGATAGCGACCAAAAAGCCCATTGCAGACCTTTGCAAAACTCCCGGTGGAGTGAGGCTTATCCCTGTAGAGACTCACGTTTAAGTAGCG of the Gemmatimonadota bacterium genome contains:
- a CDS encoding DUF3368 domain-containing protein — encoded protein: MAKSYSHPEVLGWSLGAGESEVLSIALEKSGWMAVIDDATARACARSFGVPVIGTLGVVLRAKRRGLVTSASKIIRELSYAGLYLDDQFVRAVLKQVAGEDWQ